In a genomic window of Halalkalicoccus sp. CG83:
- a CDS encoding GNAT family N-acetyltransferase → MSSAIDGPRLARSEEFRETMTLTERCFGFDRGGLERRMPHCFDETRPDRHAIVKRDGAVVSHVACVPATLRAGGATVKCPGIAGVATDPDHRASGYMKRLLEFWLDRLDSRDVPLVELEGDRLGYGRFGWENAGREDRYRITDRSFGVEPVGTATVRRYRGPPDLEPITEIHERERYRVVRDRRRYERLFDQQDLETLIADGDRPAYLSYRGTDPASVVEFGGSREGVATLLAAVLESATELEVYAHPHHPLVSLFCDVATGWETLPHRKLNVLDLPGTLKAYEPLLADRWSTVVDDFGTVSGSVTLAIDESSTTEAATIRYDDAGVRVERTTREPDVTLDRSTMTRLLFGSPDACWPVRRSRPFMRTVLPLEYYFWRTETI, encoded by the coding sequence GTGAGTTCAGCGATCGACGGTCCGCGACTGGCTCGGTCGGAGGAGTTCCGCGAGACCATGACGCTCACGGAGCGCTGTTTCGGTTTCGACCGTGGCGGCCTGGAGCGGCGCATGCCCCACTGCTTCGACGAGACACGGCCCGATCGACACGCGATCGTCAAACGCGACGGCGCGGTGGTGAGCCACGTCGCCTGCGTTCCGGCCACGCTTCGGGCCGGTGGCGCGACCGTAAAGTGTCCGGGTATCGCCGGCGTCGCGACGGATCCCGACCACCGCGCCAGCGGGTACATGAAACGACTGCTCGAGTTCTGGCTCGACCGCCTTGATTCCCGGGACGTCCCCCTCGTGGAGCTCGAGGGCGATCGTCTCGGCTACGGGCGGTTCGGTTGGGAGAACGCCGGTCGAGAGGACCGATACCGGATCACGGACCGCTCGTTCGGCGTGGAACCCGTCGGGACTGCGACGGTTCGTCGGTATCGAGGTCCGCCGGATCTCGAACCGATAACGGAGATTCACGAGCGCGAACGCTACCGCGTGGTCCGCGACCGCCGGCGGTACGAACGGCTGTTCGATCAGCAGGACCTCGAGACGCTCATCGCCGACGGCGACCGGCCGGCGTATCTCTCCTACCGCGGAACGGATCCCGCCTCGGTGGTCGAGTTCGGCGGTTCGCGGGAGGGGGTAGCGACGCTGCTGGCAGCCGTTCTCGAGTCGGCCACCGAACTAGAGGTGTACGCCCATCCCCACCATCCGCTCGTCTCGCTGTTCTGTGACGTGGCGACCGGCTGGGAGACCCTCCCCCATCGAAAGCTCAACGTCCTCGACCTCCCCGGGACCCTCAAGGCGTACGAACCGTTGCTCGCGGATCGGTGGTCGACGGTGGTCGACGACTTCGGTACCGTCTCCGGGTCGGTGACGCTCGCGATCGACGAGTCGTCCACGACGGAGGCGGCGACGATACGCTACGATGACGCCGGCGTTCGCGTCGAACGGACGACTCGAGAGCCGGACGTGACGCTGGATCGATCGACGATGACCCGGCTTCTCTTCGGTTCGCCCGATGCGTGCTGGCCGGTCAGACGCTCACGACCGTTCATGCGGACCGTTCTCCCGCTGGAGTACTACTTCTGGCGAACCGAGACGATCTGA
- a CDS encoding ABC transporter ATP-binding protein, with protein sequence MRFSLSATGWIPAAIASVHDEGSGRRAVTARAADPLPGLHCRVGRSSPHRFGALDVSLRIEMMDLMHDLQRAFDTSYLFISHDLANAYYFAGKVGGRIGIMYLGKLVEIGTAEEIIRNPRHPYTKVLRWATPVMDPDAAREATMEVPMRKIDIPDPKNPPSGCRFHTRCPKAREVCTGTTPRLRSADREDSKVACFRAERDHEYWNSEPLPE encoded by the coding sequence ATGCGCTTCTCACTGTCCGCGACTGGGTGGATCCCAGCGGCTATCGCTTCCGTCCACGACGAGGGTTCCGGGCGGCGAGCGGTCACTGCTCGGGCTGCTGACCCTCTCCCCGGATTGCACTGCCGGGTCGGGCGCTCGTCTCCACACCGTTTCGGCGCACTGGACGTCTCCCTGCGCATCGAGATGATGGACCTGATGCACGACCTGCAGCGGGCGTTCGACACGTCGTACCTCTTCATCTCTCACGACCTCGCGAACGCGTACTACTTCGCGGGGAAGGTCGGGGGGCGCATCGGAATCATGTACCTCGGAAAGCTGGTGGAGATCGGCACCGCCGAGGAGATCATCCGGAACCCGAGACATCCCTACACGAAGGTGCTCCGCTGGGCCACGCCGGTGATGGATCCGGACGCCGCGAGGGAGGCAACCATGGAGGTTCCGATGCGGAAAATCGACATCCCGGACCCGAAGAACCCTCCGAGCGGCTGTCGGTTCCACACCCGGTGTCCGAAGGCTCGGGAGGTGTGTACGGGAACGACCCCGCGGCTACGGTCGGCCGATCGAGAGGACTCGAAGGTGGCGTGTTTCCGAGCGGAGCGGGACCACGAGTACTGGAATAGCGAGCCGTTGCCGGAATGA
- a CDS encoding PIG-L deacetylase family protein — translation MSRRLLVIGAHPDDPDIRAGGLACSCADAGHDVRFVSMTDGRGGHHERYGPELVDRRRREAAAAAEVAGIEYRILDTPDGRLEPTLENRERVIRLIREYDPDVVLTHRTNDYHPDHRYTSRLVRDAAYMVTVPAVRPDVPALESNPVFAYLSDAFERPYPFTPDVLVPIGEAMVERKYDMLDCHESQMYEWLPYTEGELDAVPDDPEERRDWLATDPISGLEEMRSTADRFRDRLVDRYGKDRGHAIEYAEAFEISEYGGELTPALADDLFSF, via the coding sequence ATGTCTCGTCGGCTGCTGGTCATCGGCGCACACCCTGACGATCCCGACATCCGGGCCGGCGGACTCGCCTGCTCGTGTGCCGACGCCGGACACGACGTCCGGTTCGTCTCGATGACCGATGGACGCGGAGGACACCACGAACGATACGGCCCGGAACTCGTCGACCGGCGGCGGCGGGAGGCGGCGGCCGCCGCCGAGGTGGCCGGCATCGAGTATCGGATCCTCGATACCCCTGATGGACGTCTCGAACCGACGCTCGAAAACCGCGAACGGGTCATCCGGCTGATCCGCGAGTACGACCCCGACGTCGTCCTCACCCACCGGACGAACGACTACCACCCCGATCACCGCTACACGTCGCGGCTCGTTCGCGACGCGGCGTACATGGTCACCGTTCCGGCCGTCCGTCCCGACGTGCCGGCGCTCGAGTCGAACCCAGTCTTCGCCTACCTCTCCGACGCGTTCGAGCGGCCCTACCCGTTCACGCCCGACGTGCTCGTTCCGATCGGCGAGGCGATGGTCGAGCGGAAGTACGACATGCTCGACTGCCACGAGTCCCAGATGTACGAGTGGCTACCGTACACCGAGGGCGAACTCGACGCGGTTCCCGACGATCCCGAGGAGCGACGCGACTGGCTGGCGACGGACCCGATCTCGGGGCTCGAGGAGATGCGAAGCACGGCCGACCGGTTCCGCGATCGGCTGGTCGACCGCTACGGCAAGGACCGCGGTCACGCGATCGAGTACGCCGAGGCGTTCGAGATCTCGGAGTACGGCGGTGAGCTCACGCCGGCGCTCGCCGACGACCTGTTCTCGTTCTAG
- a CDS encoding ABC transporter permease: MNDTNEKRTDGGSTPDFLTGMSESTASPASGWERYSRTIDRYFLTQARIAWTDWRTRFGIIVLGLFVLVGTVGVQVVPQASINEAETYMTWFQSMEYPLGTDNMGRPIHKQLVHATPAVLKMGLAGAIFAAGVAVVVGTVAGYKGGATDYVLMLISDILMVIPGLPLVVVLAAIYQPSDPFEVGVILAIDSWPGLARTIRSQVLTLREESYVEAARSMGVSTPSILQKDIIPPLMPYILINSAQAARGVIFASVALYFLGFLPYSEVNWGVMMNDAYATGGALSNPARAAHWLYPPMAALVLLSFALVLLSQGLDKVFNPRLRARHSKTVDDSEDLPN; the protein is encoded by the coding sequence ATGAACGACACCAACGAGAAACGGACTGACGGCGGGTCGACCCCCGACTTCCTGACGGGGATGTCGGAGTCGACGGCGTCTCCGGCGTCGGGCTGGGAACGCTACTCCCGAACGATCGACCGATACTTCCTGACGCAGGCTCGCATCGCCTGGACCGACTGGCGAACCCGATTCGGCATCATCGTCCTGGGACTCTTCGTCCTCGTGGGGACCGTCGGCGTCCAGGTCGTCCCCCAGGCGTCGATCAACGAGGCGGAGACCTACATGACCTGGTTCCAGTCGATGGAGTACCCGCTGGGCACCGACAACATGGGTCGTCCGATCCACAAACAGCTCGTCCACGCGACGCCCGCGGTGCTCAAGATGGGCCTTGCCGGTGCGATCTTCGCTGCCGGCGTCGCGGTCGTCGTCGGGACGGTCGCGGGGTACAAGGGCGGAGCCACCGACTACGTCCTGATGCTGATCTCCGACATCCTGATGGTGATTCCGGGTCTCCCGCTGGTCGTCGTACTGGCCGCGATCTACCAGCCCAGTGACCCCTTCGAGGTCGGAGTGATCCTCGCCATCGACAGCTGGCCCGGGCTGGCGCGAACGATCCGATCACAGGTGCTGACGCTCCGCGAGGAGTCGTACGTCGAGGCGGCCCGCTCGATGGGCGTCTCGACCCCGTCGATCCTGCAGAAGGACATCATCCCGCCGCTCATGCCCTACATACTCATCAACTCCGCACAGGCCGCCCGAGGCGTGATCTTCGCGTCCGTCGCGCTGTATTTCCTCGGGTTCCTGCCGTACTCGGAGGTGAACTGGGGCGTGATGATGAACGACGCGTACGCGACCGGCGGCGCCCTCTCGAACCCGGCGCGGGCCGCACACTGGCTCTACCCACCGATGGCGGCGCTCGTCCTCCTCTCGTTCGCGCTGGTCCTGCTGTCGCAGGGACTCGATAAGGTGTTCAACCCTCGGCTGCGGGCCCGCCACTCCAAGACCGTCGACGACAGCGAGGACCTCCCGAACTGA
- a CDS encoding Gfo/Idh/MocA family protein produces MNVGFIGAGKMASTLMQKVDESDHATITGVCDVDEEAARRAADPRGASAYTDHATLYEAEPLDAVFVAIPPFAYDDQVTLAAERGIDVFVEKPVALECGRGRETLAAIESAGIVTGTGYVFRYDAITERAIELLADREISMLVGRYWSGLLASSWGSTLELSGGEIVTRTTHLYDLVRYLGGDVDRVTAASTDRPGTPEIDYPAATTATLTHENGIVSTVSSAVTSPKWTAELDVVGDDVHLLLDYTTQELSGTIDDEGIDLDLSTDRYGREVENFLEAVDRNDPGHVRSDYADAIRTLSLNWTVIDAAESGAVATVGETPRS; encoded by the coding sequence ATGAACGTCGGATTCATCGGGGCCGGGAAGATGGCCAGTACGTTGATGCAGAAGGTCGACGAGAGCGACCACGCGACGATCACCGGCGTCTGCGACGTCGACGAGGAGGCCGCCCGGAGGGCCGCCGACCCGCGCGGGGCGTCGGCGTACACGGATCACGCAACGCTCTACGAGGCGGAGCCGCTGGATGCGGTGTTCGTCGCCATCCCGCCGTTCGCGTACGACGACCAGGTGACGCTCGCCGCCGAGCGCGGGATCGACGTCTTCGTCGAGAAACCGGTCGCGTTGGAGTGCGGACGGGGCCGAGAGACGCTGGCAGCGATCGAGAGCGCCGGGATCGTCACCGGCACGGGCTACGTCTTTCGTTACGACGCGATCACGGAGCGAGCCATCGAACTGCTCGCCGACCGCGAAATCAGCATGCTCGTCGGGCGCTACTGGAGCGGACTGCTCGCGAGTTCGTGGGGAAGCACGCTCGAGCTCTCCGGCGGCGAGATCGTCACTCGAACGACCCACCTGTACGACCTGGTTCGGTATCTCGGCGGCGACGTCGACCGCGTCACGGCCGCGAGCACCGATCGCCCCGGTACGCCGGAGATCGACTACCCGGCCGCGACGACGGCCACGTTGACCCACGAGAACGGCATCGTCAGTACGGTCTCCTCGGCGGTGACGTCGCCGAAGTGGACGGCCGAACTCGACGTCGTCGGTGACGACGTTCACCTGCTGCTGGACTACACGACCCAGGAGCTCTCCGGCACGATCGACGACGAGGGGATCGACCTCGACCTCTCGACCGATCGGTACGGCCGCGAGGTCGAGAACTTCCTCGAGGCCGTCGACCGAAACGATCCCGGTCACGTCCGTTCCGATTACGCGGACGCGATCCGGACGCTGTCGCTCAACTGGACCGTCATCGACGCGGCCGAGTCGGGGGCGGTCGCGACCGTCGGCGAGACCCCCCGTTCGTGA
- a CDS encoding NAD-dependent epimerase/dehydratase family protein, whose protein sequence is MKYKDIRTEPISTEEQLEDALSDPYPEDVEFARQLDGDVMILGAAGKMGPTLCKRVLRAVREADADTTVYAVSRYSDSSVEADLRSAGAETIRADLMDDDALAALPECENVIYMVGMKFGTTGQEPRTWAINSYLPGRVASRFDDSRIVALSTGNVYPPVPVDSAGSTETDPTGPVGEYAQSCLGRERVLQHFAKENGTPSCLLRLNYAVELRYGVLIDLAKRVYAEEPVPLEMGHVNVIWQGDANSICFRSLELADSPAEILNMTGADVLSVRRLAERFAEAFDRDVTFKDEPAETALLNDAGRCHELFGEPKVPAERVVDLVASWVERGGTTIGKPTKFHVRDGAF, encoded by the coding sequence ATGAAATATAAAGACATCCGCACGGAACCGATCTCGACCGAGGAGCAACTGGAGGACGCGCTCTCGGATCCGTACCCGGAGGACGTCGAGTTCGCCCGGCAGCTCGACGGAGACGTCATGATCCTGGGTGCCGCCGGGAAGATGGGGCCGACGCTGTGCAAGCGGGTCCTGCGCGCGGTTCGGGAGGCGGACGCCGACACGACGGTGTACGCGGTCTCGCGATACTCCGACTCCTCGGTGGAGGCCGACCTCCGATCTGCGGGAGCCGAGACGATACGGGCGGACCTCATGGACGACGACGCACTCGCCGCCCTGCCCGAGTGCGAGAACGTGATCTACATGGTCGGCATGAAGTTCGGAACCACCGGCCAGGAGCCGAGGACGTGGGCGATCAACTCCTACCTCCCGGGACGGGTGGCCAGCCGGTTCGACGACTCGCGGATCGTCGCATTGTCGACCGGCAACGTCTACCCGCCGGTCCCCGTCGATTCGGCGGGATCCACCGAGACCGATCCGACGGGGCCGGTCGGCGAGTACGCACAGTCGTGTCTGGGGCGCGAACGCGTCCTCCAGCACTTCGCGAAGGAGAACGGGACGCCCTCGTGTCTGCTGCGGCTGAACTACGCCGTCGAGCTACGCTACGGGGTCCTGATCGACCTCGCGAAGCGGGTCTACGCCGAGGAGCCGGTTCCGCTCGAGATGGGACACGTCAACGTGATCTGGCAGGGCGACGCCAACTCGATCTGCTTCCGGTCGCTGGAGCTGGCGGACTCGCCGGCGGAGATACTGAACATGACGGGAGCAGACGTCCTCTCGGTGCGTCGTCTCGCCGAGCGGTTCGCCGAGGCGTTCGACCGTGACGTGACGTTCAAGGACGAACCGGCGGAGACGGCGCTGCTCAACGACGCCGGCCGCTGTCACGAGCTCTTCGGGGAGCCGAAGGTGCCGGCAGAACGGGTCGTCGACCTCGTGGCGTCGTGGGTCGAACGGGGAGGCACCACGATCGGAAAACCGACGAAGTTCCACGTCCGCGACGGGGCGTTCTGA
- a CDS encoding GNAT family N-acetyltransferase, whose product MLDVRPLTADDLDAARGLSTQAGWNQIAADWKRFLRLSPTGCFAGVVDDEVVATTAVITYGTDVSWIGMVLVDERHRGQGYGSRIFERGLEYAERKGGSVIGLDATHLGEPIYRNYGFEPVEPVSRWQGTLRRAERPAEDRAGPERIERISAEDVDPVRGFDRERVGVDRSVLLRELLEEPDVYGYVARESTAITGYAVVRPGRTDRQIGPVVAGRAETVDSLLRAVGADFDGEDVIVDAPDRTVVSDSLERVGLTRDRELVRMTYPRPESALSTDAVYALLDFAFG is encoded by the coding sequence ATGCTCGACGTACGGCCACTGACCGCGGACGACCTCGACGCTGCACGAGGCCTGTCGACCCAGGCCGGCTGGAATCAGATAGCAGCCGATTGGAAGCGGTTTCTGCGGCTGTCCCCGACGGGCTGTTTCGCCGGCGTCGTCGACGACGAGGTGGTCGCGACGACGGCCGTGATCACGTACGGCACCGACGTCAGCTGGATCGGCATGGTGCTCGTCGATGAACGCCACCGGGGTCAGGGGTACGGGAGTCGGATCTTCGAGCGCGGCCTGGAGTACGCCGAACGGAAGGGAGGCAGCGTCATCGGTCTCGACGCGACCCACCTCGGAGAGCCGATCTACCGGAACTACGGCTTCGAACCCGTCGAGCCCGTGTCTCGGTGGCAGGGCACGCTTCGTCGAGCCGAGCGTCCGGCCGAGGATCGAGCCGGCCCGGAGCGAATCGAGCGGATCTCGGCGGAGGACGTCGACCCCGTCCGTGGCTTCGATCGCGAACGGGTGGGTGTGGATCGGAGCGTGCTGCTCCGGGAACTGCTCGAGGAACCCGACGTCTACGGGTACGTCGCACGCGAATCGACGGCGATCACGGGCTATGCGGTCGTTCGTCCGGGCCGAACCGACCGGCAGATCGGCCCGGTCGTGGCCGGGCGAGCGGAGACCGTCGACTCCCTGCTTCGTGCCGTCGGGGCGGACTTCGACGGGGAGGACGTCATCGTCGACGCACCGGACCGGACCGTCGTCTCCGACTCGCTCGAGAGGGTCGGACTCACACGGGATCGGGAGTTAGTCCGTATGACCTATCCACGGCCCGAATCGGCACTCAGTACTGACGCCGTCTACGCGCTTCTCGACTTCGCGTTCGGCTGA
- a CDS encoding ABC transporter permease: MNYYVKRIGQAIITLFCVVTITFALYRLMPGGPIEIMRNQMIQDAVQQGQNVNVDQIDRLIELRTNVDPNQPIHVAYYEYMVNVIVYQDFGVSIWRNEPVFDILFRAMPWSIFVSVYGLLIGFTANILLGALMAYKEGSYFDNVASIGATLLNSVPYYVGAILMLSFLGFQLEWFPTRGRFDPTTTPGFNLPFMLSVLHHSALPIASGIIVGFGGSALAMRGNCIRIMGENYLRVARLRGLSDNRIAIRYVGRNAILPLYTSFMIGIAAIFSSSIIMEQIYTYPGIGWYTFEALSQRDYPLLMGLLVFFSTITILGVLIADMTYGMIDPRAGTGDQESY, translated from the coding sequence ATGAACTACTATGTGAAACGAATAGGGCAGGCGATCATCACGCTGTTCTGCGTCGTGACCATAACGTTCGCGTTGTATCGTCTCATGCCGGGCGGGCCGATCGAGATCATGCGCAACCAGATGATACAGGACGCCGTCCAGCAGGGACAGAACGTCAACGTCGACCAGATCGACCGCCTCATCGAACTGCGGACGAACGTCGACCCGAACCAGCCGATCCACGTCGCCTACTACGAGTACATGGTGAACGTCATCGTCTACCAGGACTTCGGCGTCTCGATCTGGCGGAACGAGCCGGTGTTCGACATCCTCTTTCGAGCGATGCCGTGGTCGATCTTCGTGAGCGTCTACGGACTGCTCATCGGCTTCACCGCCAACATCCTGTTGGGAGCGCTCATGGCCTACAAGGAGGGGTCGTACTTCGACAACGTCGCCTCGATCGGCGCGACCCTCCTGAACTCGGTTCCCTACTACGTCGGAGCGATTCTGATGCTCTCGTTTCTCGGCTTCCAGCTGGAGTGGTTCCCGACGCGCGGTCGGTTCGATCCCACGACGACGCCCGGCTTCAACCTCCCGTTCATGCTGAGCGTGCTCCACCACTCGGCGCTTCCGATCGCGTCGGGGATCATCGTCGGGTTCGGCGGGTCCGCGCTGGCCATGCGGGGGAACTGTATCCGTATCATGGGCGAGAACTACCTCCGCGTCGCCCGGCTCCGTGGTCTGAGCGACAACCGCATCGCGATCCGATACGTGGGTCGAAACGCGATCCTTCCCCTCTATACGAGCTTCATGATCGGCATCGCGGCCATCTTCAGCAGTTCGATCATCATGGAGCAGATCTACACCTATCCCGGAATCGGATGGTACACGTTCGAGGCGCTCTCCCAACGGGACTATCCCCTCCTGATGGGACTGCTCGTCTTCTTCTCGACGATCACCATCCTCGGTGTGCTGATCGCCGACATGACGTACGGAATGATCGATCCGCGGGCCGGAACCGGCGACCAGGAGTCATACTGA
- a CDS encoding fumarylacetoacetate hydrolase family protein, whose amino-acid sequence MRTVRFTDQTGYVRRGEWTDNGIVVNDATYDPASVDVLPPCEPTKIVCQAGGYMDHREESGLDDRPERPELFLKTPNCVVAHGDAIELPPGRERVEFEAEFGIVIGEQCRAVSEEDAMDVVAGYTCVNDISNRDDQEQERNWVRGKAFDASLPMGPVVATPDEVPEDATLSLRLNGETRQETTREHMIFSVPELVADVTELITLEPGDVVATGTPFGPDELGEGDVVEVEFEGVGVLENRVTTR is encoded by the coding sequence ATGCGAACCGTGCGATTTACCGATCAGACGGGGTACGTCCGGCGTGGCGAGTGGACCGATAACGGCATCGTCGTGAACGACGCGACGTACGACCCCGCGAGCGTGGACGTCCTCCCGCCGTGTGAACCGACGAAGATCGTCTGTCAGGCGGGCGGCTACATGGACCACCGCGAGGAGTCCGGTCTCGACGACAGACCCGAGCGCCCGGAGCTGTTCCTGAAGACGCCGAACTGCGTCGTCGCCCACGGCGACGCCATCGAACTGCCGCCAGGGAGGGAACGCGTCGAGTTCGAGGCGGAGTTCGGCATCGTCATCGGCGAGCAGTGTCGGGCGGTGTCCGAGGAGGACGCGATGGACGTCGTCGCCGGCTACACGTGCGTCAACGATATCTCGAACCGTGACGACCAGGAGCAGGAGCGCAACTGGGTCCGTGGAAAGGCCTTCGACGCCTCACTGCCGATGGGACCGGTCGTCGCGACGCCCGACGAGGTTCCCGAGGACGCGACCCTCTCCCTCAGACTGAACGGCGAGACGAGACAGGAGACCACCCGCGAGCACATGATCTTCTCGGTCCCCGAACTGGTCGCCGACGTGACGGAGCTGATCACGCTCGAGCCCGGCGACGTCGTCGCCACCGGCACGCCGTTCGGTCCCGACGAGCTCGGCGAGGGCGACGTCGTGGAGGTCGAGTTCGAGGGCGTTGGCGTCCTCGAGAACCGTGTGACGACCCGATGA
- a CDS encoding cupin domain-containing protein: MTEDDPLGKRSENRIETLYGVSRRTIMKAAGVVALGGGALTGTAAAAQHEDDDDDVDIDDEYGDVEDEEPEVDEPDGFEVDVIAPHAPFPDELAATFDLTFADDSDECPIVVELDDASTVIVAEVTWTEGGTSGWHRHPGVVIVNVVEGEIEVTWEHDCVPRTYSAGESFFDPGEIHIADSDDGAVAYATFLGIPDGEPATEWVEPVDC, encoded by the coding sequence ATGACAGAAGACGATCCATTAGGAAAGCGATCTGAGAATCGTATCGAGACCCTATACGGCGTAAGTCGCCGCACCATCATGAAGGCGGCCGGCGTAGTTGCCCTGGGTGGCGGAGCGCTAACCGGGACCGCAGCCGCCGCCCAACATGAAGACGACGATGACGACGTCGACATCGATGACGAGTACGGAGACGTGGAGGACGAAGAACCCGAGGTTGACGAACCCGATGGCTTCGAGGTTGACGTGATTGCCCCACATGCACCGTTTCCCGATGAGCTGGCGGCGACGTTTGACCTCACGTTTGCCGACGATAGTGATGAGTGTCCCATCGTCGTCGAATTGGACGATGCGTCAACCGTTATCGTCGCCGAGGTGACCTGGACGGAGGGTGGAACGTCTGGTTGGCACCGGCACCCAGGGGTCGTCATCGTCAACGTGGTCGAGGGTGAAATCGAGGTCACGTGGGAACATGATTGTGTCCCTCGTACCTACTCGGCGGGCGAGTCGTTCTTCGATCCTGGAGAGATCCACATCGCAGACAGTGACGACGGAGCGGTGGCCTATGCGACCTTCTTAGGTATCCCCGATGGGGAACCCGCAACGGAGTGGGTCGAGCCGGTCGACTGTTGA
- a CDS encoding aminotransferase class V-fold PLP-dependent enzyme, with amino-acid sequence MTASRETIYDELGVPSVINATGTKTRIGGTLIREEALEAMNRAAEAFVRLSDLQAAASERIAEVTGAEAGYVTNGASSALVLGTAACIAGDDLEVMARLPDTDGIPSEVVMPRTHRNGYDHAIRVAGAEIVDVGGNDHHLGTGSENTEPWELEAAITEETVAVAYMEKPFTRPPLSAVVEIAHAHDVPVIVDAAAELPPTENLSRFVEQGADLVAFSGGKAIRGPQSSGILAGREELIRSVARQHLDMHASEPVYDPPESLVAIDELPGVPRQGLGRSMKIGKEELVGLIAALDAFAEQDDEAVLAEWHDRAERIAAALETVDGLEVELANAGKTDAVSTVVVGVDEERSAIDTVELVSNLRRESPRVFVGADDVHRSCFTINPRCLLDEQVEYVVERIAAHVDPE; translated from the coding sequence ATGACGGCGAGCCGAGAGACGATCTACGACGAACTCGGCGTCCCCTCGGTGATCAACGCGACCGGCACCAAGACCCGGATCGGCGGCACGCTCATCCGCGAGGAGGCCCTCGAGGCGATGAACCGCGCCGCGGAGGCGTTCGTCCGCCTCTCGGACCTGCAGGCGGCGGCCTCAGAGCGTATCGCCGAAGTGACCGGCGCCGAGGCGGGCTACGTCACCAACGGCGCGAGCTCCGCGCTCGTGCTCGGGACGGCCGCGTGCATCGCCGGCGACGACCTCGAGGTCATGGCGCGACTGCCCGACACCGACGGGATCCCCAGCGAGGTGGTCATGCCGCGAACCCACCGAAACGGCTACGATCACGCGATTCGGGTCGCCGGCGCCGAGATCGTCGACGTGGGCGGGAACGACCACCACCTCGGTACCGGCTCGGAGAACACGGAACCGTGGGAGCTCGAGGCGGCGATTACCGAGGAGACGGTCGCCGTCGCCTACATGGAGAAACCCTTCACGCGGCCACCGCTGTCGGCGGTCGTCGAGATCGCCCACGCACACGACGTGCCGGTGATCGTCGACGCCGCCGCCGAGTTACCGCCGACGGAGAACCTCTCGCGCTTCGTCGAGCAGGGCGCGGATCTCGTCGCGTTCAGCGGCGGGAAGGCCATTCGGGGTCCGCAGTCCTCGGGCATCCTCGCGGGGCGCGAGGAGCTGATCCGATCCGTCGCGCGCCAGCACCTCGACATGCACGCTTCCGAGCCGGTGTACGACCCGCCGGAGTCGCTCGTCGCCATCGACGAACTGCCCGGCGTCCCCCGACAGGGCCTCGGTCGGTCGATGAAGATCGGCAAGGAGGAACTGGTGGGTCTCATCGCCGCGCTCGACGCGTTCGCCGAACAGGACGACGAGGCCGTCCTCGCGGAGTGGCACGACCGCGCCGAGCGGATCGCCGCCGCCCTCGAGACCGTCGACGGCCTGGAGGTCGAGCTAGCGAACGCGGGGAAGACCGACGCCGTCTCGACGGTCGTCGTGGGGGTCGACGAGGAGCGATCGGCGATCGATACCGTCGAACTCGTCTCGAACCTCCGCCGGGAGAGCCCGCGCGTGTTCGTGGGTGCCGACGACGTCCACCGGTCGTGCTTCACGATCAACCCGCGCTGTCTCCTCGACGAGCAGGTCGAGTACGTGGTCGAACGCATCGCCGCACACGTCGATCCGGAGTAG